The Acidobacteriota bacterium genomic sequence ACTTTAGTCGAGAGCCTCGGGGTTAATGAGGTGATGATGCAACTCTCTATGTTCGAGCGTCTTTATATTGAGAGCAGGTCCGGAGGCGGCCTCCGGGCGAAAACGACATGAGACTGGCCCGAACCGCCATCGACCGCCCTGTGACGACGATGATGTTTTACATCGGCGTCATCCTGATCGGGTTCGTCTCTCTCCGCCAGCTCAGCGTCGATCTACTGCCGGATATCAGCTATCCCCGGCTGTCCGTGTCGATGGTCATGGAATAATGTACCAGTTATGGTCACGAAAAGTGTACCACCTTGGGACTGAAGTGGTATCGTCTCCTCAGAGCGAGGAGGTGCTACCGAATGATCACCAAGGAGATTTACATGGACATTCAAGCCATGCACCGAAGCGGGAAAAGCATCCGTGCGATCGCCAAGGAGCTTCGCCTGCACCGGAAAACCGTCCGGATGCATCTTGCCAATCCCGATTTTCCCCGGTATCGGAAAACCAAGCGTCAAGAAACCATTTTGGCTCCTTATGAGCAGATGATTCGGGACTTCCTCGATGAAGACAGCTACAGGGCGACCTGGATCTTCGACCGGCTGAAAAGCCATGGATATGCAGGAGGCTACGAAACCGTGAAACGCTTCGTCCGGGAGGTTAAATCCCGGAAGACGCGATTGGCTTATATCCGGTTCGAGACCGAGCCAGGGCGCCAGGCCCAGTTCGATTGGGGGGAGTTTCTGGTCCAGGAACCGGACGGCCGGACAAGCAAGATCTTCGTCTTCATGTTGATCTTGGGCTTCAGCCGGGCCGGTTATGTCGAGTTCGTCAAACGGTGTACGCTCGAGACGTTCATGGACGGACATATCCGGGGTTTTCGGTATCTGGGCGGCGTCCCGGCCGAGATCCTCTATGACAACATGAAGCATGTCGTTCTCGGTCGGGATGGTTCG encodes the following:
- a CDS encoding efflux RND transporter permease subunit — translated: MRLARTAIDRPVTTMMFYIGVILIGFVSLRQLSVDLLPDISYPRLSVSMVME